The following are encoded together in the Spirosoma oryzicola genome:
- a CDS encoding RNA polymerase sigma factor, with product MDFNLTSKLVKQPEDQVYIDKIIHGDSASYAFLVDRYKHMVYTIALRIMRNAEDAEDAAQESFVKAYQQIHRFEGKSKFSTWLYTIAYRVAVTKLEQQRVTTLPINQEIAETYAFQHQTPQLEHLQESEQRKYINDAIGRLPATEGLLITLYYLDEKSIREIEEITGLSESNIKVKLFRSRKVLEEQLRFLL from the coding sequence ATGGATTTCAACCTAACCAGCAAGCTCGTGAAGCAACCGGAAGATCAGGTCTATATCGATAAAATCATACATGGAGACTCTGCTTCCTACGCATTCCTTGTTGACCGCTACAAGCACATGGTCTATACGATTGCGCTTCGAATTATGCGAAATGCTGAGGATGCTGAAGACGCGGCTCAGGAAAGTTTCGTAAAAGCGTATCAGCAGATTCACCGGTTTGAGGGCAAATCAAAGTTTTCCACCTGGCTTTACACCATTGCTTACCGGGTAGCTGTCACTAAATTAGAGCAGCAACGGGTCACAACGCTTCCGATCAATCAGGAAATCGCCGAAACCTACGCGTTTCAGCATCAGACTCCCCAACTGGAACACCTACAGGAGTCGGAGCAGCGAAAGTATATCAACGATGCGATTGGACGATTACCGGCAACAGAAGGGTTGTTGATCACGTTGTATTACCTGGATGAAAAGTCAATCAGGGAGATCGAGGAGATCACCGGCCTGTCGGAATCCAACATCAAAGTGAAATTATTCCGGTCCCGA
- a CDS encoding DUF6249 domain-containing protein — protein sequence MGAFSGIFGIVYVFLMTRSRERMAMIERGVDASIFSGNNSISPTLKFGMLFVGIAIGMIVGDVLHDYYGISKVTSFLSMVFLFGGLSLIANFVIEHRLSKKK from the coding sequence TTGGGCGCATTTTCCGGTATCTTCGGAATTGTGTATGTCTTTCTGATGACCCGCTCCCGGGAACGGATGGCTATGATCGAACGGGGGGTCGATGCGTCCATATTTTCAGGCAACAACTCGATTTCTCCTACCCTTAAATTTGGGATGCTGTTTGTCGGGATTGCCATTGGCATGATCGTCGGGGATGTGCTACACGATTATTATGGAATTAGCAAAGTCACCTCTTTCCTATCTATGGTGTTTTTATTTGGGGGTCTTAGCTTGATAGCCAACTTCGTTATCGAGCATCGATTGAGCAAGAAAAAATGA
- a CDS encoding outer membrane beta-barrel protein, with amino-acid sequence MKIIPILLVAILLLCVHIGIAQKQPVSYSIQGTIADSATRKPLTFITVNLMKGPDTALKVDYSKANGFFSFMGLEADSYWLVMVGVRYRTKRISIELRDSLQKKVELGTVLLSPDIVGLQEVIVTAAKQIVKQEIDRISYDLQADPESKVVNVLEMMRKVPLLSLDGDNNILMKGNSDFKIFINGKPSSMMERNYKDILRIMPASSIERIDVITSPPAKYDAEGLAGIIDIITTKKLDNGYNGSINLSERFPVGGPGLGGSVSAKLGKFGVSAFGGASLYNNLPVRGGVQRITTGEQPTNLLQEGTTGSKSRTAYLGYEMSYEIDAQNLLAAQFNLNSNQLTGNSLQTSLLTTSGVYQQGYTLENNRTGDGQGVDASLNYQRSFRADKNRLLTLSYRYLSYRDGQHSNLSITEQMNYILPDYQQVNDQSFAEQTFQIDYVHPIKKHQIEAGIKGILRDNQSNFQYAVADSVTRQYVIQPAISNRFKNTQNVFGAYAMYQYSLKSWGVKAGLRIEETVIDADFISVDAKLQRTYFNLIPSVSVNRKLENSAGFTLSYTQRIQRPGINQLNPFVDRSNPNFERSGNPELRPALVNDLQVTYSRPAKAQLNIGLGFTFFRNLVFPVSVYDSATNITRTSYGNTGTAKLPSLYVNLSYPITKQWNLSANSRAAYGMVQGLVNSVLIKNSGLMYNVAVSTNYRLPKDWRLTANVQLNGPSINLQGNTNSLLTTSLSINKDLIKDKLVLAGSVSNPFRTYRKYLSNTFGPDFGQTNFRWDYYRSFTASLNYKFGTLKETIKKSKRGIRNDDVLSGN; translated from the coding sequence ATGAAAATCATACCCATACTTTTGGTGGCTATACTGCTGCTGTGTGTGCACATCGGTATTGCTCAGAAACAACCAGTAAGTTACTCGATTCAAGGGACGATTGCCGATTCAGCCACGCGTAAGCCATTGACCTTCATCACGGTTAATTTAATGAAAGGGCCAGACACTGCTCTGAAAGTTGATTATTCCAAAGCAAACGGCTTTTTTTCGTTTATGGGTTTAGAAGCGGATAGCTACTGGCTGGTGATGGTAGGAGTACGCTACAGGACTAAACGAATTTCAATCGAGTTGAGAGACTCGCTACAAAAAAAGGTGGAGCTGGGCACCGTGCTGCTTAGTCCAGACATCGTGGGTTTGCAGGAAGTCATCGTAACGGCTGCCAAGCAAATTGTCAAGCAGGAAATAGACCGGATTAGCTACGACCTTCAGGCTGATCCTGAAAGCAAGGTTGTCAACGTCTTAGAGATGATGCGAAAAGTACCGCTTCTTTCGCTGGATGGCGACAACAATATCCTCATGAAAGGGAATAGTGATTTTAAGATTTTTATCAACGGAAAACCGTCGAGCATGATGGAGCGCAACTACAAAGACATTCTCAGGATTATGCCTGCTTCATCCATTGAGCGCATTGACGTAATCACCTCGCCACCAGCCAAGTACGACGCAGAGGGATTAGCAGGGATTATCGATATCATTACCACGAAAAAGCTGGACAATGGTTACAACGGTTCCATCAACCTCAGCGAACGTTTTCCGGTGGGCGGGCCAGGTTTGGGTGGATCCGTTTCGGCTAAGTTGGGGAAATTCGGCGTCTCAGCCTTTGGCGGGGCTAGTCTTTACAATAATCTTCCCGTTCGAGGGGGTGTCCAACGAATTACTACCGGCGAGCAACCGACTAATCTTTTACAGGAAGGCACTACAGGCTCGAAAAGTCGAACAGCCTACCTGGGCTACGAAATGAGCTATGAAATCGATGCGCAGAATCTACTTGCTGCTCAGTTCAATCTGAATAGCAATCAATTGACAGGCAATTCATTACAGACCAGTTTACTAACAACGTCAGGTGTTTATCAACAAGGCTACACGCTGGAAAATAACCGTACGGGAGATGGACAGGGTGTAGATGCCTCATTGAATTATCAACGCAGCTTTCGGGCGGATAAAAACCGTTTGTTGACCCTTTCGTACCGCTATCTATCCTATCGGGATGGCCAGCATAGTAATTTGAGCATTACGGAACAAATGAATTATATCCTGCCTGACTATCAGCAAGTAAATGACCAGTCTTTCGCGGAACAAACGTTTCAGATAGACTATGTACACCCGATCAAAAAACACCAGATCGAAGCGGGTATAAAAGGAATTTTACGGGATAATCAAAGCAATTTTCAGTACGCTGTAGCAGATTCTGTAACGCGCCAGTATGTGATTCAACCAGCTATCAGCAATCGTTTTAAGAATACGCAGAATGTGTTCGGGGCTTACGCGATGTATCAGTATTCGTTGAAAAGCTGGGGCGTAAAAGCAGGCTTACGTATAGAAGAAACCGTTATTGATGCTGATTTTATTTCGGTCGATGCCAAATTACAACGGACGTATTTTAACCTGATCCCCTCCGTATCTGTAAATCGGAAACTAGAGAACAGCGCTGGCTTTACCCTGAGCTATACACAGCGCATTCAACGACCGGGAATTAATCAGTTAAATCCGTTTGTGGATCGTTCGAATCCAAATTTCGAGCGAAGCGGCAATCCTGAACTTCGACCCGCCCTTGTCAACGACCTTCAGGTAACGTATAGCAGGCCAGCAAAAGCTCAACTTAACATAGGCTTGGGATTTACGTTTTTTCGGAATCTTGTTTTTCCGGTATCGGTATACGATTCAGCGACAAACATTACGCGGACCTCCTACGGAAACACAGGTACGGCGAAGCTCCCAAGCTTATACGTAAACCTCAGTTATCCGATCACCAAACAGTGGAACTTAAGTGCAAATAGCCGGGCTGCATATGGGATGGTACAGGGACTGGTCAATAGCGTATTAATTAAAAATAGTGGATTAATGTACAACGTTGCTGTGTCCACCAATTACAGACTACCCAAAGACTGGCGGCTGACAGCCAATGTGCAGCTTAATGGCCCAAGTATTAACTTACAGGGTAACACAAATAGTCTGCTCACTACTTCGCTCAGCATCAATAAAGATCTGATCAAAGACAAGTTAGTGCTGGCAGGTTCGGTCAGCAACCCATTCCGCACCTACAGAAAATACCTTTCAAACACGTTCGGACCTGATTTTGGGCAAACGAATTTTCGGTGGGACTACTACCGGTCGTTTACTGCTAGTTTGAACTACAAATTCGGGACGCTCAAGGAAACGATTAAAAAAAGCAAACGCGGAATTCGTAATGACGATGTCCTGAGTGGGAATTAG